In Rhodamnia argentea isolate NSW1041297 chromosome 4, ASM2092103v1, whole genome shotgun sequence, the following proteins share a genomic window:
- the LOC115736145 gene encoding probable LRR receptor-like serine/threonine-protein kinase At2g23950 — translation MAPNKLFPAVFFFSVIFMILFSWFPPLCLCYEPRNHEVEALIGVRRELNDPHGVLNNWDEDSVDPCSWAMITCSSDNLVIGLGAPSQYLSGTLSGTIRNLTNLRQVLLQNNNISGSIPPELGSLPRLQTLDLSNNHFSGPIPESLGKLSSLQYLRLNNNSLSGAFPVSLAKIPLLAFLDLSYNNLSGPVPKFPARAFNVVGNPLICGRNPIEGCSGSTTPIPLSFLNTSADESKSKNLAIALGVSLSFATLALLAIGFLLHARKKKTHTILNINEKQEEGLMSLGNLKSFTFKELQSATDNFSSKNILGTGGFGNVYKGKLGDGTMVAVKRLKDVVGTTGESQFRTELEMISLAVHRNLLRLIGYCATSNERLLVYPHMSNGSVASRLKAKPALDWNMRKRIAIGAARGLLYLHEQCDPKIIHRDVKAANVLLDDYFEAVVGDFGLAKLLDHADSHVTTAVRGTVGHIAPEYLSTGQSSEKTDVFGFGILLLELITGMRALEFGKTANQKGAMLEWVKQIHQEKKVELLVDKELGSSYDRIDVGEMLQVALLCTQYLPAHRPKMSDVVRMLEGDGLAEKWAATHNHLNPTTNFSLITSTAARANSHGPDRSSLFGMSADEDDDDDNHSLDTYAMELSGPR, via the exons ATGGCTCCCAACAAGCTCTTCCCtgctgtcttcttcttctccgttaTTTTcatgattctgttttcttggttccctcctctctgtctctgttACGAGCCTCGTAACCATGAAG TGGAGGCTTTGATCGGTGTGAGGAGAGAGTTGAATGATCCGCATGGAGTTCTGAACAACTGGGATGAAGATTCTGTCGACCCCTGTAGCTGGGCTATGATCACTTGCTCGAGTGACAACCTAGTCATTGGCTT AGGAGCTCCGAGCCAGTATTTATCAGGAACGCTGTCCGGGACGATAAGAAATCTCACTAATCTCCGACAAGT GTTACTGCAAAACAACAACATCTCAGGCAGCATCCCACCGGAGTTGGGGTCTCTTCCAAGGCTACAGACTTTGGATCTCTCCAACAATCACTTCTCTGGTCCAATTCCTGAGTCTCTAGGGAAATTGAGTAGTCTACAATATCT GAGGCTAAACAACAATAGCTTGTCTGGTGCTTTCCCTGTGTCTTTGGCCAAAATCCCGCTGCTTGCTTTCTT GGACTTGTCTTACAATAATCTCAGTGGACCTGTGCCCAAATTCCCTGCTAGAGCATTCAA TGTTGTAGGAAACCCATTGATATGTGGAAGAAACCCAATTGAAGGGTGCTCTGGATCAACCACTCCTATCCCTCTTTCGTTCTTGAATACTTCTGCTG ATGAATCTAAGTCCAAGAATTTGGCAATTGCACTTGGGGTCAGTCTCAGCTTTGCCACACTTGCTCTGTTGGCTATCGGGTTCCTCTTGcatgcaaggaaaaagaaaacccataCCATCCTCAACATCAACG AGAAGCAAGAAGAGGGGCTAATGAGCCTGGGAAACCTCAAGAGCTTCACTTTCAAAGAGCTGCAATCGGCGACTGACAATTTCAGCTCCAAGAACATACTCGGCACCGGAGGTTTCGGGAATGTATACAAGGGGAAGCTTGGGGATGGGACTATGGTCGCGGTGAAACGTCTAAAAGACGTAGTCGGGACAACCGGAGAATCCCAGTTCCGGACTGAACTGGAGATGATCAGCTTGGCAGTCCATCGCAACTTGCTACGATTGATTGGATACTGCGCCACTTCGAACGAAAGGCTTCTGGTCTACCCCCATATGTCAAATGGTAGTGTTGCTTCAAGGCTCAAAG CAAAACCGGCGCTAGATTGGAACATGAGAAAGAGGATAGCCATTGGAGCTGCCCGGGGTCTCCTATACCTGCACGAGCAATGCGATCCCAAAATAATCCACAGAGACGTGAAGGCAGCTAATGTGCTCCTTGATGACTATTTTGAGGCCGTCGTCGGTGATTTTGGCCTCGCGAAGCTTCTGGACCATGCTGACTCCCATGTCACGACCGCAGTTCGTGGTACAGTTGGACATATTGCTCCGGAATATCTCTCGACGGGCCAATCATCTGAGAAAACTGATGTGTTTGGCTTCGGGATTCTCTTGTTAGAGCTTATAACAGGAATGAGAGCTCTCGAGTTTGGCAAAACAGCGAATCAGAAAGGAGCAATGCTTGAATGG GTGAAGCAAATACATCAAGAGAAGAAAGTGGAGCTTCTGGTGGACAAAGAGCTGGGGAGCAGCTACGACCGGATCGACGTGGGAGAGATGCTCCAGGTGGCGCTCCTGTGCACCCAGTACTTGCCAGCCCACCGGCCCAAGATGTCCGACGTCGTGCGGATGCTGGAAGGCGACGGGCTCGCCGAGAAATGGGCTGCGACCCACAACCACTTGAACCCCACGACGAACTTCTCCCTCATCACCAGCACAGCAGCCAGAGCCAACAGCCACGGCCCCGACCGGTCGAGCTTGTTCGGCATGTCGGCcgacgaggacgacgacgacgacaaccaTTCCTTGGATACCTACGCCATGGAGCTCTCCGGCCCCAGATAG
- the LOC115736146 gene encoding putative GDP-L-fucose synthase 2 isoform X1 translates to MGGPNADAAGDSFLSERSAKVFVAGHRGLVGSAIVRKLRDLGFANLVLRTHAELDLTRQSDVEDFFASEKPRFVILAAAKVGGIHANNTYPADFIAINLQIQTNVIDSAHRHGVKKLLFLGSSCIYPKFAPQPIMEDALLTAPLEPTNEWYAIAKIAGIKMCQAYRIQYSWDAISGMPTNLYGPNDNFHPENSHVLPALMRRFHEAKVRGAKEVVVWGTGSPLREFLHVDDLADAVVFLMEKYSGLGHVNVGSGKEVTIKELAELVKEVVGFEGQLVWDSSKPDGTPRKLMDSSKLANLGWTPKISLKEGLRDTYKWYLENVKQ, encoded by the exons ATGGGAGGACCCAacg CAGATGCAGCAGGAGACTCCTTCCTCTCCGAAAGATCGGCCAAGGTCTTTGTTGCCGGCCACCGCGGTCTTGTGGGCTCCGCCATCGTGCGGAAGCTCCGGGACCTGGGGTTTGCCAATCTGGTCCTTCGCACCCACGCCGAGCTCGACCTCACGCGCCAGTCAGATGTCGAGGACTTCTTCGCCTCCGAGAAGCCGCGGTTTGTGATCCTTGCTGCTGCTAAGGTCGGTGGCATCCATGCCAATAACACGTACCCAGCGGATTTCATTGCCATCAATCTTCAGATACAGACCAATGTCATTGACTCTGCCCATCGCCATGGCGTCAAGAAGCTCCTGTTCTTGGGATCTTCTtgcatttacccaaaatttGCACCCCAGCCGATTATGGAAGATGCTTTGCTAACTGCCCCCCTCGAGCCCACTAATGAATG GTATGCGATCGCGAAAATTGCTGGGATTAAAATGTGTCAGGCTTATCGGATTCAGTACAGTTGGGATGCGATATCGGGAATGCCCACAAATTTGTATGGACCGAATGACAATTTTCATCCTGAGAATTCCCATGTCTTGCCAGCATTAATGAGGAGGTTTCACGAGGCGAAGGTGAGGGGAGCAAAGGAGGTGGTGGTGTGGGGTACGGGGAGTCCATTGAGGGAGTTTTTGCATGTGGATGATTTAGCAGATGCAGTCGTTTTTTTGATGGAGAAGTATAGTGGGTTGGGGCACGTAAATGTTGGGAGTGGGAAGGAGGTGACTATCAAGGAATTGGCTGAGTTGGTGAAGGAGGTTGTGGGGTTCGAGGGTCAGCTTGTTTGGGACTCTTCAAAGCCAGATGGGACTCCTAGGAAGCTCATGGATAGTTCAAAACTGGCAAATTTAGGTTGGACACCAAAGATTTCTCTGAAAGAGGGTCTTCGCGATACTTATAAATGGTACTTGGAGAATGTGAAGCAATGA
- the LOC115736146 gene encoding putative GDP-L-fucose synthase 2 isoform X2, whose amino-acid sequence MGGPNDAAGDSFLSERSAKVFVAGHRGLVGSAIVRKLRDLGFANLVLRTHAELDLTRQSDVEDFFASEKPRFVILAAAKVGGIHANNTYPADFIAINLQIQTNVIDSAHRHGVKKLLFLGSSCIYPKFAPQPIMEDALLTAPLEPTNEWYAIAKIAGIKMCQAYRIQYSWDAISGMPTNLYGPNDNFHPENSHVLPALMRRFHEAKVRGAKEVVVWGTGSPLREFLHVDDLADAVVFLMEKYSGLGHVNVGSGKEVTIKELAELVKEVVGFEGQLVWDSSKPDGTPRKLMDSSKLANLGWTPKISLKEGLRDTYKWYLENVKQ is encoded by the exons ATGGGAGGACCCAacg ATGCAGCAGGAGACTCCTTCCTCTCCGAAAGATCGGCCAAGGTCTTTGTTGCCGGCCACCGCGGTCTTGTGGGCTCCGCCATCGTGCGGAAGCTCCGGGACCTGGGGTTTGCCAATCTGGTCCTTCGCACCCACGCCGAGCTCGACCTCACGCGCCAGTCAGATGTCGAGGACTTCTTCGCCTCCGAGAAGCCGCGGTTTGTGATCCTTGCTGCTGCTAAGGTCGGTGGCATCCATGCCAATAACACGTACCCAGCGGATTTCATTGCCATCAATCTTCAGATACAGACCAATGTCATTGACTCTGCCCATCGCCATGGCGTCAAGAAGCTCCTGTTCTTGGGATCTTCTtgcatttacccaaaatttGCACCCCAGCCGATTATGGAAGATGCTTTGCTAACTGCCCCCCTCGAGCCCACTAATGAATG GTATGCGATCGCGAAAATTGCTGGGATTAAAATGTGTCAGGCTTATCGGATTCAGTACAGTTGGGATGCGATATCGGGAATGCCCACAAATTTGTATGGACCGAATGACAATTTTCATCCTGAGAATTCCCATGTCTTGCCAGCATTAATGAGGAGGTTTCACGAGGCGAAGGTGAGGGGAGCAAAGGAGGTGGTGGTGTGGGGTACGGGGAGTCCATTGAGGGAGTTTTTGCATGTGGATGATTTAGCAGATGCAGTCGTTTTTTTGATGGAGAAGTATAGTGGGTTGGGGCACGTAAATGTTGGGAGTGGGAAGGAGGTGACTATCAAGGAATTGGCTGAGTTGGTGAAGGAGGTTGTGGGGTTCGAGGGTCAGCTTGTTTGGGACTCTTCAAAGCCAGATGGGACTCCTAGGAAGCTCATGGATAGTTCAAAACTGGCAAATTTAGGTTGGACACCAAAGATTTCTCTGAAAGAGGGTCTTCGCGATACTTATAAATGGTACTTGGAGAATGTGAAGCAATGA
- the LOC115736143 gene encoding pentatricopeptide repeat-containing protein At4g21300 isoform X2 produces the protein MIVLVMNRKHAILFRKCFATLVPSVVIPLPTVAIPSFSAHRREEETLTGHFVSVLGTCSGSCHLQRGKQVHAQSVVRGISRCGLLGPKLLGMYVLCGDFLDAKDCFYQLEEVRGSAPWNWMIRGLAELGWFDLALSFCFKMLGCGIYPDRYTYRYVIKACESLRRAVSYKLVHGMTDLMGGEVDRFVASSVIKFYAENGYIADARNTFDKMPHKDCVLWNVMLNGYLKNGDLQNAVGVFLEMRRGVIKPNSVTFAGILSVCAPEGMIGLGAQLHSLAFRCGLESDSLVANTLLAMYSKCRCLNEARKLFDLMLWHDVVTWNALISGYVQNGLMGEALSLFIEMLNHGVKPDSVTFSSLLPSITESANLKRAKEVHGYVMRNGVPLDVFLKSALIDVYFKCRNVKLASEIFKQETVSHDVVIYTAMISGYVLNRMNSDAIEIFRLLLDRKVNPNSVTLASILPACAGLATLRLGKELHGYILKSGLGSGCFVLSAITDMYAKCGQMDVAYQIFRSMSEKDVVCWNSMMTNFSQNGKPEVAIQLFREMGLNGIKYDCVSISSALSACASLPALYHGKEIHGYMTRCLFCHDVYAETALIDMYAKCGHLEFARCVFETVGEKNEVSWNSMIAAYGSHGLLRECLSLFYEMQDNGIQPDDVTFLTVMSACGHAGQIDKGIQFFHCMTEKYGIRAKMEHFSCMVDLFGRAGRLDEAFKTIKRMPFSPGAGVWGTLLGHWGGVLGARSLMKERGVKKVPGCSWIEVDNMTHVFVAADETHLRSAHIYSMLEILLLELRKEGYVTQQNIPRHPQTEGMYALEKVSLCQIHST, from the exons ATGATTGTGCTCGTCATGAACAGAAAACATGCGATCCTGTTCCGCAAATGCTTCGCCACGCTTGTTCCCAGCGTCGTCATCCCGTTGCCTACCGTGGCAATCCCATCTTTCTCAGCGCACCGTAGAGAAGAGGAGACTCTCACCGGCCACTTCGTCTCTGTGTTGGGGACCTGTTCCGGCTCTTGCCATCTCCAAAGAGGTAAGCAAGTCCATGCCCAGTCGGTCGTTCGTGGTATCAGCAGGTGTGGCCTTCTGGGCCCGAAGCTCTTGGGCATGTACGTTCTCTGCGGTGACTTCTTGGATGCCAAGGACTGTTTTTATCAGCTTGAGGAGGTGCGGGGTTCTGCGCCGTGGAATTGGATGATCCGAGGGTTGGCCGAGTTGGGCTGGTTCGATTTGGCATTGTCGTTCTGCTTCAAGATGTTGGGTTGTGGGATTTACCCCGATAGGTATACGTATCGGTACGTGATCAAAGCTTGCGAGAGTCTGAGAAGGGCTGTTTCCTATAAACTGGTTCATGGCATGACTGACTTGATGGGCGGGGAGGTTGATAGGTTTGTTGCTAGTTCGGTGATCAAGTTCTATGCGGAGAATGGCTACATAGCTGATGCGCGGAATACGTTTGACAAAATGCCTCATAAAGACTGTGTTCTATGGAATGTGATGCTTAATGGTTATCTGAAGAATGGGGATTTGCAGAACGCTGTGGGAGTGTTTTTGGAGATGAGAAGAGGTGTAATAAAGCCGAATTCGGTAACATTTGCTGGCATTTTGTCGGTCTGTGCCCCGGAAGGGATGATTGGCTTGGGTGCTCAACTCCACAGTCTTGCTTTTAGATGTGGGTTAGAGTCGGATTCTCTGGTAGCCAATACATTGTTGGCAATGTACTCAAAATGTCGGTGCTTAAATGAGGCACGCAAGTTGTTTGATTTGATGCTGTGGCATGATGTGGTAACATGGAATGCCCTCATCTCTGGATACGTTCAGAATGGACTAATGGGTGAGGCTCTGTCGTTGTTCATTGAAATGTTAAATCATGGTGTCAAACCAGACTCTGTTACTTTTTCAAGCCTTCTTCCTTCAATTACTGAATCGGCAAATCTGAAACGAGCAAAGGAAGTCCATGGGTATGTTATGCGAAATGGAGTGCCATTGGATGTGTTCTTGAAAAGTGCACTAATTGATGTTTACTTTAAGTGTCGCAATGTGAAATTGGCGTCTGAGATCTTTAAGCAAGAGACAGTCAGTCATGATGTAGTCATCTACACAGCGATGATTTCTGGATATGTTCTTAATCGTATGAATTCAGATGCTATAGAAATCTTTAGGTTGTTACTTGATAGAAAAGTAAATCCAAATTCAGTAACTCTGGCCAGCATTTTACCCGCTTGTGCTGGTTTGGCTACTTTAAGACTTGGGAAGGAATTGCATGGATACATTCTCAAGAGTGGTCTTGGAAGCGGATGTTTTGTTTTAAGTGCAATTACAGATATGTATGCAAAATGTGGGCAAATGGATGTTGCTTATCAAATCTTTAGGAGCATGTCTGAGAAGGATGTCGTGTGCTGGAACTCAATGATGACAAACTTCTCCCAAAATGGGAAACCAGAAGTAGCTATCCAACTCTTCCGCGAGATGGGGTTGAATGGAATCAAGTATGACTGTGTTAGCATTTCTTCTGCTCTCTCTGCTTGTGCAAGCTTACCTGCACTCTATCATGGTAAAGAGATCCATGGCTACATGACAAGATGTTTGTTTTGCCATGATGTCTATGCGGAGACTGCACTCATAGACATGTATGCTAAATGTGGTCACCTGGAATTTGCTCGCTGTGTGTTTGAGACGGTGGGTGAGAAGAATGAAGTTTCATGGAATAGTATGATTGCTGCTTATGGAAGCCATGGTCTCCTAAGGGAATGTCTCTCGCTGTTTTATGAAATGCAAGATAACGGTATCCAGCCTGATGATGTCACATTTCTGACTGTAATGTCTGCTTGTGGTCATGCAGGCCAAATTGATAAGGGAATACAGTTTTTTCATTGCATGACAGAAAAGTACGGGATTCGAGCAAAGATGGAGCATTTTTCCTGCATGGTAGATCTATTCGGACGAGCTGGTCGCTTGGATGAAGCTTTTAAAACCATTAAGCGCATGCCATTTTCCCCAGGTGCTGGTGTCTGGGGGACATTGCTAG GCCACTGGGGTGGTGTCCTTGGTGCACGAAGTTTAATGAAAGAAAGAGGAGTTAAAAAGGTACCCGGATGCAGTTGGATTGAGGTTGACAACATGACCCATGTATTTGTTGCAGCTGATGAGACTCACCTGCGATCTGCTCATATCTACTCAATGCTGGAAATTCTTCTGTTAGAGCTGAGAAAAGAGGGTTATGTAACTCAACAGAACATTCCAAGGCACCCACAAACCGAGGGGATGTATGCACTTGAAAAGGTTTCATTATGCCAGATTCATTCGACATAA
- the LOC115736143 gene encoding pentatricopeptide repeat-containing protein At4g21300 isoform X1 yields MIVLVMNRKHAILFRKCFATLVPSVVIPLPTVAIPSFSAHRREEETLTGHFVSVLGTCSGSCHLQRGKQVHAQSVVRGISRCGLLGPKLLGMYVLCGDFLDAKDCFYQLEEVRGSAPWNWMIRGLAELGWFDLALSFCFKMLGCGIYPDRYTYRYVIKACESLRRAVSYKLVHGMTDLMGGEVDRFVASSVIKFYAENGYIADARNTFDKMPHKDCVLWNVMLNGYLKNGDLQNAVGVFLEMRRGVIKPNSVTFAGILSVCAPEGMIGLGAQLHSLAFRCGLESDSLVANTLLAMYSKCRCLNEARKLFDLMLWHDVVTWNALISGYVQNGLMGEALSLFIEMLNHGVKPDSVTFSSLLPSITESANLKRAKEVHGYVMRNGVPLDVFLKSALIDVYFKCRNVKLASEIFKQETVSHDVVIYTAMISGYVLNRMNSDAIEIFRLLLDRKVNPNSVTLASILPACAGLATLRLGKELHGYILKSGLGSGCFVLSAITDMYAKCGQMDVAYQIFRSMSEKDVVCWNSMMTNFSQNGKPEVAIQLFREMGLNGIKYDCVSISSALSACASLPALYHGKEIHGYMTRCLFCHDVYAETALIDMYAKCGHLEFARCVFETVGEKNEVSWNSMIAAYGSHGLLRECLSLFYEMQDNGIQPDDVTFLTVMSACGHAGQIDKGIQFFHCMTEKYGIRAKMEHFSCMVDLFGRAGRLDEAFKTIKRMPFSPGAGVWGTLLGACHLYGNVDLAEVASRHLFEMEPENSGYYVLFSNLHAGAGHWGGVLGARSLMKERGVKKVPGCSWIEVDNMTHVFVAADETHLRSAHIYSMLEILLLELRKEGYVTQQNIPRHPQTEGMYALEKVSLCQIHST; encoded by the coding sequence ATGATTGTGCTCGTCATGAACAGAAAACATGCGATCCTGTTCCGCAAATGCTTCGCCACGCTTGTTCCCAGCGTCGTCATCCCGTTGCCTACCGTGGCAATCCCATCTTTCTCAGCGCACCGTAGAGAAGAGGAGACTCTCACCGGCCACTTCGTCTCTGTGTTGGGGACCTGTTCCGGCTCTTGCCATCTCCAAAGAGGTAAGCAAGTCCATGCCCAGTCGGTCGTTCGTGGTATCAGCAGGTGTGGCCTTCTGGGCCCGAAGCTCTTGGGCATGTACGTTCTCTGCGGTGACTTCTTGGATGCCAAGGACTGTTTTTATCAGCTTGAGGAGGTGCGGGGTTCTGCGCCGTGGAATTGGATGATCCGAGGGTTGGCCGAGTTGGGCTGGTTCGATTTGGCATTGTCGTTCTGCTTCAAGATGTTGGGTTGTGGGATTTACCCCGATAGGTATACGTATCGGTACGTGATCAAAGCTTGCGAGAGTCTGAGAAGGGCTGTTTCCTATAAACTGGTTCATGGCATGACTGACTTGATGGGCGGGGAGGTTGATAGGTTTGTTGCTAGTTCGGTGATCAAGTTCTATGCGGAGAATGGCTACATAGCTGATGCGCGGAATACGTTTGACAAAATGCCTCATAAAGACTGTGTTCTATGGAATGTGATGCTTAATGGTTATCTGAAGAATGGGGATTTGCAGAACGCTGTGGGAGTGTTTTTGGAGATGAGAAGAGGTGTAATAAAGCCGAATTCGGTAACATTTGCTGGCATTTTGTCGGTCTGTGCCCCGGAAGGGATGATTGGCTTGGGTGCTCAACTCCACAGTCTTGCTTTTAGATGTGGGTTAGAGTCGGATTCTCTGGTAGCCAATACATTGTTGGCAATGTACTCAAAATGTCGGTGCTTAAATGAGGCACGCAAGTTGTTTGATTTGATGCTGTGGCATGATGTGGTAACATGGAATGCCCTCATCTCTGGATACGTTCAGAATGGACTAATGGGTGAGGCTCTGTCGTTGTTCATTGAAATGTTAAATCATGGTGTCAAACCAGACTCTGTTACTTTTTCAAGCCTTCTTCCTTCAATTACTGAATCGGCAAATCTGAAACGAGCAAAGGAAGTCCATGGGTATGTTATGCGAAATGGAGTGCCATTGGATGTGTTCTTGAAAAGTGCACTAATTGATGTTTACTTTAAGTGTCGCAATGTGAAATTGGCGTCTGAGATCTTTAAGCAAGAGACAGTCAGTCATGATGTAGTCATCTACACAGCGATGATTTCTGGATATGTTCTTAATCGTATGAATTCAGATGCTATAGAAATCTTTAGGTTGTTACTTGATAGAAAAGTAAATCCAAATTCAGTAACTCTGGCCAGCATTTTACCCGCTTGTGCTGGTTTGGCTACTTTAAGACTTGGGAAGGAATTGCATGGATACATTCTCAAGAGTGGTCTTGGAAGCGGATGTTTTGTTTTAAGTGCAATTACAGATATGTATGCAAAATGTGGGCAAATGGATGTTGCTTATCAAATCTTTAGGAGCATGTCTGAGAAGGATGTCGTGTGCTGGAACTCAATGATGACAAACTTCTCCCAAAATGGGAAACCAGAAGTAGCTATCCAACTCTTCCGCGAGATGGGGTTGAATGGAATCAAGTATGACTGTGTTAGCATTTCTTCTGCTCTCTCTGCTTGTGCAAGCTTACCTGCACTCTATCATGGTAAAGAGATCCATGGCTACATGACAAGATGTTTGTTTTGCCATGATGTCTATGCGGAGACTGCACTCATAGACATGTATGCTAAATGTGGTCACCTGGAATTTGCTCGCTGTGTGTTTGAGACGGTGGGTGAGAAGAATGAAGTTTCATGGAATAGTATGATTGCTGCTTATGGAAGCCATGGTCTCCTAAGGGAATGTCTCTCGCTGTTTTATGAAATGCAAGATAACGGTATCCAGCCTGATGATGTCACATTTCTGACTGTAATGTCTGCTTGTGGTCATGCAGGCCAAATTGATAAGGGAATACAGTTTTTTCATTGCATGACAGAAAAGTACGGGATTCGAGCAAAGATGGAGCATTTTTCCTGCATGGTAGATCTATTCGGACGAGCTGGTCGCTTGGATGAAGCTTTTAAAACCATTAAGCGCATGCCATTTTCCCCAGGTGCTGGTGTCTGGGGGACATTGCTAGGTGCCTGTCACTTATATGGCAACGTTGATCTCGCTGAAGTAGCTTCAAGACATCTTTTTGAAATGGAGCCTGAAAATTCTGGATATTACGTGTTGTTTTCAAATTTGCATGCGGGTGCAGGCCACTGGGGTGGTGTCCTTGGTGCACGAAGTTTAATGAAAGAAAGAGGAGTTAAAAAGGTACCCGGATGCAGTTGGATTGAGGTTGACAACATGACCCATGTATTTGTTGCAGCTGATGAGACTCACCTGCGATCTGCTCATATCTACTCAATGCTGGAAATTCTTCTGTTAGAGCTGAGAAAAGAGGGTTATGTAACTCAACAGAACATTCCAAGGCACCCACAAACCGAGGGGATGTATGCACTTGAAAAGGTTTCATTATGCCAGATTCATTCGACATAA